A segment of the Biomphalaria glabrata chromosome 18, xgBioGlab47.1, whole genome shotgun sequence genome:
AGTTCCACTGTAGCGAACATCATCTCTAGATACGGACTTGTCCGCAAATTAAATTTTGCTCTTCCAAACCGAGCCATATTTCAGAGGCATTTGAACCACATTTCAATGCCAGGCGAGGTAATGACTGAAGATTGTATTTACCCTATACCGGACGGGCAAGAATATAACATCGTGACACACCACGCTGTCTACAACCGGACATTCTTCCAACAGATCATGCCGAAGAACAGCACTTACATTACAATCTTGCGAGAACCGTTTTCGCATTTGAAGTCCGCTTACGAGTACTACAAGATTGAGAAATATTTTGTGGCCAAGGCACCGGGTACGTTTGACCCGTCCAATCCGATTTCTTCGTTTTTGAAAGACCCTTACTTCTACAGCAGTAATGGTACTAACTTTACGATCATCAGGAATTCTCAATCCGCAGATTTAGGGTTCAGGGAGGAGCATCTGGAGACGACAAGGTTTCAAGAATATTTAGAGACTTTGGATAAAGACTTCTCTCTCGTCATGATCCTTGAATACTTTGACGAGAGTCTCTTGATGTTGAAACGCCTCCTGTGCTGGGAATTGAAAGACATCTTCTATATCCCGATGAACGAAAATTCCCGAAAGAGAATATTGCCTTACACGGAGGAAGACAGAATGCTCTATAAAGAATTCAGTCC
Coding sequences within it:
- the LOC129923980 gene encoding galactosylceramide sulfotransferase-like isoform X2 → MLLEIEKDHRDLRSCLLRTSCRRTLLVVLALSSLAISVAILKSQLQVHAFRITAFETFKVFTPLRQEPPPRASKCPPAKNVVFIKTHKTGSSTVANIISRYGLVRKLNFALPNRAIFQRHLNHISMPGEVMTEDCIYPIPDGQEYNIVTHHAVYNRTFFQQIMPKNSTYITILREPFSHLKSAYEYYKIEKYFVAKAPGTFDPSNPISSFLKDPYFYSSNGTNFTIIRNSQSADLGFREEHLETTRFQEYLETLDKDFSLVMILEYFDESLLMLKRLLCWELKDIFYIPMNENSRKRILPYTEEDRMLYKEFSPLDHALYSFFRSKFASMLKSQNKEFFDELSHFKSLLKEVRFNCMFGNTLVVKATQWHSEFEFTGEDCRLANMRLRDAVGMLYGQSFTHQHITESKIVFRSEEYVI
- the LOC129923980 gene encoding galactosylceramide sulfotransferase-like isoform X1; this encodes MSFIRLFYYIFTKLWKPNGRRNIGKQKEMLLEIEKDHRDLRSCLLRTSCRRTLLVVLALSSLAISVAILKSQLQVHAFRITAFETFKVFTPLRQEPPPRASKCPPAKNVVFIKTHKTGSSTVANIISRYGLVRKLNFALPNRAIFQRHLNHISMPGEVMTEDCIYPIPDGQEYNIVTHHAVYNRTFFQQIMPKNSTYITILREPFSHLKSAYEYYKIEKYFVAKAPGTFDPSNPISSFLKDPYFYSSNGTNFTIIRNSQSADLGFREEHLETTRFQEYLETLDKDFSLVMILEYFDESLLMLKRLLCWELKDIFYIPMNENSRKRILPYTEEDRMLYKEFSPLDHALYSFFRSKFASMLKSQNKEFFDELSHFKSLLKEVRFNCMFGNTLVVKATQWHSEFEFTGEDCRLANMRLRDAVGMLYGQSFTHQHITESKIVFRSEEYVI